The following nucleotide sequence is from Dehalococcoidales bacterium.
TGGGTTGTTCTCGCAGATAACGTACGATCTCCGATTCCGAGATTCGGTATTTCCTGCCGAACGTGACGGCCGTCAGACGGCCTTGTTTGATCCAATTGTAGACCGTCTTCGGGCTTAGTTTCAGTTTCTCGGCGACCTCGGGAATTGTATAGTGCTGTTCTAACATCGTGAGCCTCCCCTCTTCATACACAGTCTTCC
It contains:
- a CDS encoding helix-turn-helix domain-containing protein → KTVYEEGRLTMLEQHYTIPEVAEKLKLSPKTVYNWIKQGRLTAVTFGRKYRISESEIVRYLREQPSEVPNTAGWGRGKKTGN